Below is a window of Corallococcus silvisoli DNA.
TGCCCGTGAAAGCTGGTCGGCGGGAAGCCGATCAGGCGATGATCTCCGCAACGACGCCCGCGCCCACCGTACGACCGCCCTCGCGGACGGCGAACCGGAGCTCCTTCTCCATCGCGACCGGGGTGATCAGCTCCACCTCGATGGCGATGTTGTCGCCCGGCATGAC
It encodes the following:
- a CDS encoding EF-Tu C-terminal domain-related protein, whose protein sequence is VMPGDNIAIEVELITPVAMEKELRFAVREGGRTVGAGVVAEIIA